The following are encoded in a window of Bordetella genomosp. 10 genomic DNA:
- a CDS encoding UxaA family hydrolase, translating to MTFSPLIRLHPEDNVLIARDGLALGQVIAEHGLRVRAQVPAGHKIAARRIARGEAVRKYDVVIGVAGRDIEAGDHVHTHNVELADFQRDPGFCRDAVPVDCLPEAEQARFMGYVRPDGRVGTRNFIGILSSVNCSATVIRNIAAHFDAERLAAYPNVDGVAAFAQTSGCGMSSPSEHFDVLRRTLAGYARHPNLAGVLIVGLGCERNQVDALVDSQGLAQDPRVRTLVMQDTGGTRATIAAGIAAVREMLPAANACRRVAVSARHLKIGLECGGSDGFSGITANPALGAAMDILVRHGGTAILSETPEIHGVEYLLTRRAVSREVGEKLLARLAWWERYAAGQNAQFNGKVGHGNQQGGLANIFEKSLGSAMKGGSTPLQAVYEYAEPIEQAGLVFMDSPGYDPVAVTGQIASGANLICFTTGRGSMFGSKPAPTLKLASNTPMYRRLEEDMDINCGRVLDGELSVAEMGQVIFGEILQAASGRPTKSEILGLGDNEFVPWHLGIVS from the coding sequence GTGACGTTTTCCCCGCTGATCCGGCTGCACCCCGAAGACAATGTGTTGATCGCGCGCGACGGCCTGGCCCTGGGCCAGGTCATCGCCGAGCACGGCCTGCGCGTGCGCGCGCAGGTGCCCGCCGGGCACAAGATCGCCGCGCGGCGGATCGCGCGCGGCGAGGCGGTGCGCAAGTACGACGTGGTCATCGGCGTGGCCGGCCGCGACATCGAGGCGGGTGACCACGTGCACACGCACAACGTCGAACTGGCGGACTTCCAGCGCGACCCCGGCTTCTGCCGGGACGCCGTGCCGGTCGACTGCCTGCCGGAAGCCGAGCAGGCCCGCTTCATGGGCTACGTCAGGCCCGACGGCCGCGTGGGCACGCGCAATTTCATCGGCATCCTGTCCTCGGTGAACTGTTCGGCGACCGTCATCCGGAATATCGCTGCGCACTTCGACGCCGAACGGCTGGCGGCGTATCCGAATGTCGACGGCGTGGCGGCCTTCGCGCAGACGAGCGGCTGTGGCATGTCCTCGCCGAGCGAGCATTTCGACGTGCTGCGCCGCACCCTGGCGGGCTATGCGCGGCATCCCAACCTGGCGGGCGTGCTGATCGTCGGCCTGGGCTGCGAGCGCAACCAGGTCGACGCGCTGGTCGATTCGCAGGGCCTGGCGCAAGATCCGCGCGTGCGCACGCTGGTGATGCAGGACACGGGCGGCACGCGCGCCACCATCGCCGCCGGCATCGCGGCGGTGCGCGAGATGCTGCCGGCCGCGAACGCCTGCCGCCGTGTCGCGGTCTCGGCTCGGCACTTGAAAATCGGCCTGGAGTGCGGCGGTTCGGACGGTTTCTCCGGCATCACCGCCAACCCCGCGCTGGGCGCGGCCATGGACATCCTGGTGCGGCATGGCGGTACCGCCATCCTGTCGGAGACCCCTGAGATCCACGGCGTGGAGTACCTGCTGACGCGGCGCGCGGTCAGCCGCGAGGTGGGCGAGAAATTGCTGGCGCGGCTGGCCTGGTGGGAGCGCTACGCGGCCGGGCAGAACGCGCAGTTCAACGGCAAGGTGGGGCACGGCAACCAGCAGGGCGGCCTGGCCAACATCTTCGAGAAATCGCTGGGGTCGGCGATGAAGGGCGGCAGCACGCCCTTGCAGGCGGTGTACGAGTACGCGGAGCCGATCGAGCAGGCCGGCCTGGTGTTCATGGACTCGCCCGGCTACGACCCCGTCGCGGTGACGGGGCAGATCGCCAGCGGCGCCAACCTGATCTGCTTCACCACGGGCCGCGGGTCGATGTTCGGCTCCAAGCCCGCGCCGACCCTGAAGCTGGCCAGCAACACGCCCATGTACCGCCGGCTGGAGGAGGACATGGACATCAATTGCGGGCGCGTCCTGGACGGCGAACTGAGCGTGGCGGAGATGGGGCAGGTGATTTTCGGCGAGATCCTCCAGGCCGCCTCGGGCCGGCCCACCAAGAGCGAGATCCTGGGCCTGGGCGACAATGAGTTCGTGCCCTGGCACCTGGGCATCGTCAGTTGA
- the hpaI gene encoding 4-hydroxy-2-oxoheptanedioate aldolase produces the protein MPALNPFKSALASGTPRIGLWLSMADSYLAEVAATAGFHWLLIDGEHAPNDLRSTLYALQAIAPYSSQAVVRAADGDTAGIKRLLDIGARTLLIPMVDTAEQARALVAATRYPPHGVRGVGSAVGRASRWSQRTDYLGVADDEICLLVQAESVTALGNLQALCETDGVDGVFIGPADLAASMGHRGNPAHPEVQAAIEQAMRTIVASGKAAGTLTSDPALARRYLDLGCTFVATGVDVLLFANAARALARDFGCRADPRGD, from the coding sequence ATGCCCGCTCTGAATCCTTTCAAATCCGCGCTGGCGTCGGGGACGCCGCGCATCGGCCTGTGGCTGTCCATGGCCGATTCCTATCTCGCCGAGGTCGCGGCCACCGCGGGCTTCCATTGGCTGCTGATCGACGGCGAGCACGCGCCCAACGACTTGCGCAGCACGCTGTACGCCTTGCAGGCGATCGCGCCCTATTCCTCGCAGGCGGTCGTGCGGGCCGCCGACGGCGACACGGCGGGGATCAAGCGTCTGCTGGACATCGGCGCGCGCACGCTGCTGATTCCGATGGTGGACACCGCCGAGCAGGCCCGCGCCCTGGTCGCTGCGACGCGCTACCCGCCGCATGGCGTGCGCGGCGTGGGCAGCGCCGTGGGGCGGGCGTCGCGCTGGAGCCAGCGCACGGATTACCTGGGCGTGGCCGACGACGAGATCTGCCTGCTGGTGCAGGCCGAGAGCGTCACGGCCCTGGGCAACCTGCAAGCGCTGTGCGAGACGGACGGCGTGGACGGCGTCTTCATCGGCCCGGCCGACCTGGCCGCGTCCATGGGACATCGCGGCAATCCCGCGCACCCGGAGGTGCAGGCCGCGATCGAGCAGGCCATGCGCACCATCGTCGCGTCGGGGAAGGCTGCCGGCACCCTGACCTCCGACCCGGCCCTGGCGCGGCGCTACCTGGACCTGGGCTGCACCTTCGTCGCCACGGGAGTGGACGTCCTGCTGTTCGCCAACGCGGCGCGCGCGCTGGCGCGGGATTTCGGCTGCCGGGCCGATCCGCGGGGGGATTGA
- a CDS encoding Bug family tripartite tricarboxylate transporter substrate binding protein, whose protein sequence is MARRVWVAGLLAGALCAPLPGMAQENGPIRMIMPYTPGGGADTLGRLVATSMNKRGDRNIVVENKPGANTILATDYVSTQKPDGNTLLYASSSFTINPHLYKVSYDPATSFSPVALLSEIPLVMVTTKDSPFHRVQDVIDKAKAKPGQVSFASYGLGSAAHLGGILFESKASVKMLHVPYKGSMPALNDLMGHHVDVAIVSLESALAMIKGGELRALGIFNQDRLSSLPDIPTMVETVPGCVAVGWNGILAPKGTDPAVVKKLNEQVNQALVSADLNQYFANQGLEPRQRTPEAFTQIIKDENAKWGQLVQAAGLKLQ, encoded by the coding sequence ATGGCGAGAAGAGTATGGGTGGCGGGTCTGCTGGCGGGCGCCTTGTGCGCGCCGCTGCCCGGCATGGCGCAGGAGAACGGCCCCATCCGCATGATCATGCCGTATACGCCCGGCGGCGGCGCCGACACGCTGGGACGCCTGGTCGCCACCAGCATGAACAAGCGCGGCGATCGCAACATCGTGGTGGAGAACAAGCCGGGCGCCAACACCATCCTGGCGACCGACTACGTGTCCACGCAAAAGCCGGACGGCAATACGCTGCTGTACGCCTCGAGCTCGTTCACGATCAATCCCCATCTCTACAAGGTCAGCTACGACCCCGCGACCAGCTTCAGCCCCGTGGCGCTGCTGTCCGAGATTCCCCTGGTGATGGTCACCACCAAGGACTCGCCTTTCCACCGGGTGCAGGACGTCATCGACAAGGCCAAGGCCAAGCCCGGCCAGGTGTCCTTCGCGTCGTACGGACTGGGCAGCGCGGCGCACCTGGGCGGCATCCTGTTCGAATCCAAGGCGAGCGTGAAGATGCTGCACGTGCCCTACAAGGGCAGCATGCCCGCCCTGAACGACCTGATGGGCCATCACGTCGACGTGGCCATCGTCAGCCTGGAGTCGGCCCTGGCCATGATCAAGGGCGGCGAACTGCGGGCCTTGGGCATCTTCAACCAGGACCGCCTGTCCTCCCTGCCCGACATTCCCACCATGGTGGAAACCGTGCCGGGCTGCGTGGCCGTCGGCTGGAACGGCATCCTGGCGCCCAAGGGCACGGACCCGGCGGTGGTGAAGAAGCTGAACGAGCAGGTCAACCAGGCGCTGGTGTCGGCCGACCTGAATCAGTACTTCGCCAACCAGGGATTGGAGCCCAGGCAGCGCACGCCCGAGGCGTTCACGCAGATCATCAAGGACGAAAACGCCAAGTGGGGCCAACTGGTGCAGGCGGCCGGGCTCAAACTGCAATAG
- a CDS encoding IclR family transcriptional regulator: protein MQGADDPPATAYLPNDPYGKSVGAVHRGLEILELFAVEQTPLTVNDISRKLGYPQSSTSVLLHGLHNLGYLLHDRRARTFYPSVRVAFLGLWMHHRLFNEGSLLQLMETLAQATGHVVLLAIQNGLYAQYMHIVSARPSRVGLKPGLMRPICRAAVGKVLLSLRDDDEILRIARNANAIDSEIAAPLDLDALMAEIRACRQSGFAYSREAVTAGSSVVATRLPIDVASSPLAIGIGVHAHEFEASRERMETILREELRRHFGAPATAAQDRPAGAPPAPGRYAVGKTG, encoded by the coding sequence ATGCAAGGCGCGGATGACCCGCCGGCCACTGCCTACCTTCCCAACGATCCCTACGGCAAGTCCGTGGGGGCCGTGCACCGCGGCCTGGAGATCCTGGAACTCTTCGCGGTCGAGCAGACGCCGCTGACGGTCAACGACATTTCCCGCAAGCTGGGGTATCCGCAATCCAGCACCTCGGTGCTGCTGCACGGACTGCACAACCTCGGCTACCTGCTGCACGACCGCCGCGCCCGCACCTTCTATCCCAGCGTGCGGGTGGCCTTCCTCGGCCTCTGGATGCATCATCGCCTGTTCAACGAAGGCAGCCTGCTGCAGTTGATGGAGACGCTGGCGCAGGCCACCGGCCACGTGGTGCTGCTGGCGATCCAGAACGGCCTGTACGCCCAGTACATGCACATCGTCTCCGCGCGTCCGTCGCGGGTCGGCCTGAAGCCCGGGCTGATGCGCCCGATCTGCCGCGCCGCGGTGGGCAAGGTCCTGCTGAGCCTGCGCGACGACGACGAGATCCTGCGCATCGCGCGCAACGCCAACGCCATAGACAGCGAGATCGCCGCGCCGCTGGACCTCGACGCCCTGATGGCGGAAATCCGCGCCTGCCGCCAAAGCGGCTTCGCGTACAGCCGCGAAGCGGTCACCGCCGGGTCGTCGGTCGTCGCCACGCGTTTGCCGATCGACGTCGCGAGCTCGCCCCTGGCCATCGGCATCGGCGTGCACGCGCATGAATTCGAAGCCTCGCGCGAGCGGATGGAGACCATCCTGCGCGAGGAATTGCGCCGGCATTTCGGCGCCCCCGCGACGGCCGCGCAGGACCGTCCGGCGGGCGCCCCGCCTGCCCCCGGACGCTATGCCGTGGGGAAGACCGGCTGA
- a CDS encoding CaiB/BaiF CoA transferase family protein — MSSAHPLRGYVVVELGHSVAAPYTGLILAEMGAEVIKVENPDGGDAARGWGPPFVNGAGPHFSAFNRNKASLAVNLADAAQRDALVALILARADAVVCNLRAGAAAKLGVDAARLRALKPALVYCDLGAFGSGGPLSHKPGYDPLMQAYCGLMSVTGESAERPPVRVGVSMVDMGAGMWSALGILAALLERKDTGVGGHIETSLFETALAWVATPMARHAMGGGPQKPQGSGAAGIVPYQAFRTRTGWLVIGAGNDRLYAQLCRVMGRPDLAEDPRYLRNGDRVVNQQTLLPVIEAYAARYDSDALSRILDEAGIPNAPVQTIAQLAEDEHARRLGMIQEKDGQRTVGLPIRFDGLRPPLRAASPALGEANARLLGDDHDARRG; from the coding sequence ATGTCCAGCGCGCACCCCTTGCGGGGATACGTCGTCGTCGAACTCGGCCACAGCGTGGCGGCGCCCTATACGGGCCTGATCCTGGCCGAGATGGGCGCCGAGGTCATCAAGGTCGAGAACCCCGACGGCGGCGACGCCGCGCGCGGCTGGGGGCCGCCCTTCGTCAACGGCGCCGGCCCCCACTTCAGCGCGTTCAACCGCAACAAGGCCAGCCTGGCGGTGAACCTCGCCGACGCCGCGCAGCGCGACGCCCTGGTCGCCCTCATCCTGGCGCGCGCCGACGCGGTGGTCTGCAACCTGCGCGCGGGCGCCGCCGCCAAGCTGGGCGTGGACGCGGCCCGCCTGCGGGCGCTGAAGCCGGCGCTGGTGTACTGCGACCTGGGCGCCTTCGGCAGCGGCGGCCCGTTGTCGCACAAGCCGGGCTACGACCCCTTGATGCAGGCCTATTGCGGCCTCATGAGCGTCACCGGCGAAAGCGCCGAGCGGCCCCCCGTGCGGGTGGGCGTTTCCATGGTGGACATGGGCGCGGGCATGTGGTCGGCCCTCGGCATCCTCGCCGCCCTGCTGGAGCGCAAGGACACCGGCGTGGGCGGACACATCGAGACCTCCCTGTTCGAGACGGCCCTGGCGTGGGTCGCCACGCCCATGGCCCGCCACGCCATGGGCGGCGGCCCGCAGAAACCCCAGGGCTCCGGCGCCGCCGGCATCGTGCCCTACCAGGCCTTCCGCACCCGCACCGGCTGGCTGGTCATCGGCGCGGGCAACGACCGCCTGTACGCGCAACTGTGCCGCGTCATGGGCCGCCCCGACCTGGCCGAGGATCCCCGCTACCTGCGCAACGGCGACCGGGTGGTCAACCAGCAGACCCTGCTGCCCGTCATCGAGGCCTACGCCGCGCGATACGACAGCGACGCCTTGTCCCGCATCCTGGACGAGGCCGGCATCCCCAACGCCCCCGTCCAGACCATCGCCCAACTGGCCGAAGACGAACACGCCCGCCGGTTGGGTATGATCCAGGAAAAAGACGGTCAGCGAACCGTCGGACTGCCGATCCGCTTCGATGGCCTGCGCCCGCCGCTGCGCGCCGCCTCCCCCGCGCTCGGCGAGGCCAACGCGCGGCTGCTTGGAGACGACCACGATGCAAGGCGCGGATGA
- a CDS encoding HpcH/HpaI aldolase/citrate lyase family protein has protein sequence MPHAELPFWRSLLFCPANAPRFVAKAHERGADAIILDLEDAVAVAEKAAARQGVAQAAAQAGAGGADVLVRINRELDLAVADIHAAVGPAVDGLVVPKVLGPEQLQLIAEVIDAREAERGLPRGHTRLVALVESAAGVTRLDAIARAHPRLVGMAVGGEDLATDLDAEPSADTLYVAKMMGVHAARAAGILPLGVLASVAGTHDDDAYRQMVLRSRRLGFAAATCVHPRQVAVLNEAFSPGAAQLERARAVVAAYEEAVARGAGAVAHEGEMIDRPVALRAMRLLQRAAAAAHPDKES, from the coding sequence ATGCCGCACGCTGAACTGCCGTTCTGGCGCTCGCTGCTGTTCTGCCCCGCCAACGCCCCCCGCTTCGTCGCCAAGGCCCATGAACGCGGCGCCGACGCCATCATCCTGGACCTGGAGGACGCCGTCGCGGTCGCCGAGAAGGCCGCCGCGCGGCAAGGCGTCGCGCAGGCCGCCGCCCAGGCGGGCGCCGGCGGCGCCGACGTGCTGGTCCGCATCAATCGCGAACTGGACCTGGCGGTCGCCGACATCCATGCCGCCGTCGGTCCCGCCGTCGACGGCCTGGTCGTGCCCAAGGTGCTGGGCCCCGAGCAACTGCAACTGATCGCCGAGGTGATCGACGCGCGCGAGGCCGAGCGCGGCCTGCCGCGCGGCCACACGCGCCTGGTCGCGCTGGTCGAAAGCGCGGCGGGCGTCACCCGGCTGGACGCCATCGCCCGCGCGCATCCGCGCCTGGTCGGCATGGCGGTGGGCGGCGAGGACCTGGCCACCGACCTGGACGCCGAGCCGTCCGCCGACACGCTGTACGTCGCCAAGATGATGGGCGTGCACGCCGCCCGCGCGGCGGGCATCCTGCCGCTGGGCGTGCTGGCCAGCGTGGCCGGCACGCATGACGACGACGCCTACCGCCAGATGGTGTTGCGCTCGCGCCGGCTGGGCTTCGCCGCCGCCACCTGCGTGCATCCCCGCCAGGTGGCGGTATTGAACGAAGCCTTCAGCCCGGGCGCGGCGCAGCTCGAACGCGCCCGCGCCGTGGTCGCGGCCTACGAGGAGGCGGTGGCGCGCGGCGCCGGCGCCGTGGCGCATGAAGGCGAAATGATAGACCGGCCGGTGGCGCTGCGCGCCATGCGCCTGCTCCAGCGCGCCGCCGCCGCGGCGCACCCCGACAAGGAATCCTGA